The following proteins are co-located in the uncultured Draconibacterium sp. genome:
- the ribH gene encoding 6,7-dimethyl-8-ribityllumazine synthase, which produces MATKDLSAYDINSVPSAENMKFGIVVAEWNLQITGALANGAMETLKKHGASEENISVKYVPGTFELPLGGQFFAELDNVDAVILLGCVIQGETRHFDYICEGVTQGTKDLNLKYNKPFIFGVLTTENEQQALDRAGGIHGNKGDEAAVTAIKMVDLQQSFK; this is translated from the coding sequence ATGGCAACAAAAGATTTATCAGCATACGATATAAATTCGGTTCCTTCGGCCGAAAACATGAAATTTGGAATAGTAGTAGCCGAATGGAACCTGCAAATAACCGGAGCTTTGGCCAACGGAGCAATGGAAACCTTAAAAAAACACGGTGCCTCTGAAGAGAATATTTCGGTAAAATATGTTCCCGGAACATTTGAATTACCGCTGGGAGGACAATTTTTTGCAGAACTGGACAACGTTGATGCAGTAATTCTGCTGGGTTGCGTAATACAGGGCGAAACACGCCACTTCGATTATATTTGTGAAGGTGTAACTCAAGGAACCAAAGATTTAAATCTGAAATACAACAAGCCTTTTATTTTTGGTGTATTAACCACTGAGAACGAACAGCAGGCACTGGATCGTGCCGGTGGTATTCATGGCAATAAAGGCGACGAAGCTGCCGTTACAGCCATTAAAATGGTTGATCTGCAGCAATCGTTTAAATAA
- a CDS encoding FKBP-type peptidyl-prolyl cis-trans isomerase, translating into MKKTLAIVFLVLGTVAFFACNDGIDYEKMRKEELAILDAYIARVHPGAEPTPSGLYYFNEEGTGSGDTIKLGDRVQIYYATWALIDAEDSVLVDETSGYLDGHRYEPYSFVVGAGTSITGLEEATRYMQPGTRSHLVINSELAYGQQGSGSIGSFQTVLMEVEVYKVIPLDTE; encoded by the coding sequence ATGAAGAAAACTCTAGCAATAGTATTTTTGGTTTTAGGCACAGTTGCATTTTTTGCCTGCAACGATGGTATTGATTACGAAAAGATGAGAAAGGAAGAATTGGCTATTCTTGATGCATACATTGCCAGAGTGCACCCGGGTGCCGAGCCAACTCCTTCGGGTCTTTATTACTTTAATGAAGAAGGAACCGGATCGGGAGATACCATTAAATTAGGAGACAGGGTTCAGATCTATTATGCAACCTGGGCACTTATAGATGCAGAAGATAGTGTGCTTGTTGATGAAACTTCGGGTTATTTAGATGGTCACAGATACGAACCATACAGTTTTGTTGTTGGTGCCGGAACTTCAATCACCGGCCTTGAAGAAGCAACAAGATACATGCAGCCCGGTACTCGTTCTCATTTGGTAATAAACTCCGAATTGGCTTATGGCCAACAAGGTTCAGGAAGTATCGGATCGTTTCAAACCGTTTTAATGGAAGTTGAAGTTTATAAAGTAATTCCATTGGATACCGAATAA
- a CDS encoding FKBP-type peptidyl-prolyl cis-trans isomerase → MKLRFFRNLVFAALLIGFVASCIDDNGSTYIPPTHEEEMALLNEYLDTLQNRGLDIDTTELGVYYIVDSIGEGAFPVVGDTCEVKYTGFFIDGSIFDTSGTNTFEFILGSENLIPGWNDGMKVINKGAFVYLLIPSELAYGSTGYSSVPPNTTIIFNIEMVDIKQGY, encoded by the coding sequence ATGAAGTTAAGATTTTTTAGAAATTTAGTATTTGCAGCGCTTTTAATTGGTTTTGTAGCATCGTGTATTGATGATAATGGTAGTACTTATATTCCGCCGACTCACGAAGAAGAAATGGCACTTTTAAATGAGTATCTGGATACATTACAAAACAGAGGACTTGACATTGATACAACCGAACTGGGTGTGTATTACATTGTCGATTCCATTGGTGAAGGTGCTTTCCCTGTGGTTGGCGATACTTGCGAGGTAAAATACACCGGCTTTTTTATCGATGGATCAATATTTGATACGTCGGGTACTAACACGTTTGAATTTATTTTAGGTTCGGAAAATTTAATTCCCGGATGGAACGATGGAATGAAAGTAATTAACAAAGGAGCATTTGTTTATTTGTTAATTCCGTCTGAATTGGCTTACGGTAGCACGGGCTATTCTTCAGTCCCTCCGAATACTACAATAATTTTTAACATTGAAATGGTAGATATTAAGCAAGGTTATTAA
- a CDS encoding tetratricopeptide repeat protein: MSKKKVDQADNLQELESALTKTEQFVEDNQKIISYVVGGIIIVVAAYLGFGKFYLQPKEDEALSQMFMAENYFEKDSFNLAINGDGNYLGFLDIIDDYGITKAANRANYYAGISYLNLGQYEEALDYLNKFKSDDLLLAPVVEGAKGDAYLEMGEQDKALKQYKKAYAVNDNELTTPIYMMKAASLLESMDELEDALAIYKEIKAKFPESTEGTNADRYIARVNTKLN; this comes from the coding sequence ATGTCAAAAAAGAAAGTTGATCAAGCCGATAATTTACAGGAACTGGAAAGTGCGTTAACCAAAACGGAACAATTTGTTGAAGACAATCAGAAAATTATTAGTTACGTTGTTGGAGGAATTATTATTGTTGTAGCCGCTTATCTTGGTTTCGGCAAATTCTATTTACAGCCGAAAGAAGACGAAGCATTGTCGCAAATGTTTATGGCCGAAAATTATTTCGAAAAAGATTCATTTAATCTGGCAATAAACGGAGACGGTAACTACCTTGGGTTTTTAGATATTATTGATGACTACGGTATTACCAAAGCTGCAAACAGAGCTAATTATTATGCCGGAATTTCGTACCTGAACCTGGGACAATACGAAGAAGCATTGGATTACCTGAACAAGTTTAAAAGCGATGATTTGTTGTTGGCTCCTGTTGTTGAAGGTGCAAAAGGTGATGCTTACCTTGAAATGGGCGAGCAAGACAAAGCTCTAAAACAGTACAAAAAGGCGTACGCAGTAAACGATAACGAGTTAACTACTCCTATTTATATGATGAAAGCAGCTTCATTACTGGAATCGATGGATGAATTGGAAGACGCTCTTGCAATCTACAAAGAGATTAAAGCAAAATTTCCTGAATCAACAGAAGGAACAAATGCTGATCGTTACATTGCACGCGTGAACACTAAATTGAATTAA
- a CDS encoding DNA replication/repair protein RecF, which produces MHIEEISIVNFKNLNEVKVGFSPKLNCFIGNNGAGKTNMLDAIYYLSFCKSFFNASDQLNINHEENFFMLNGNYHRSESKEVISCGLQKGQKKQFKRNTKIYKKLQEHIGLLPLVMITPSDGNLILGGSDERRKFMDGVISQYDQNYLNDLLKYNRALLQRNNLLKQFASARFFDEELLSIWDSQLVEYGTRIHEQRTIFVEKLIPVFQRYYSFISQGNEIVGLEHQSDLYGNDFEAELKAALSKDRAAQYTTVGIHKDDLVLNIGDYAIKKLGSQGQKKTYLVALKLAQFDFIKEISGQKPILLLDDIFDKLDQHRVEQIVTTVAGEQFGQIFITDTNREHLDTIIRKMDTDFRIFNVQSGKVELAQ; this is translated from the coding sequence ATGCATATTGAAGAAATTTCAATAGTTAATTTTAAGAATTTAAATGAAGTTAAGGTCGGATTCTCGCCTAAATTAAATTGTTTTATTGGTAATAATGGAGCAGGAAAAACCAACATGCTCGATGCCATTTATTATTTGTCGTTTTGCAAGAGTTTTTTTAATGCCAGCGATCAACTGAACATAAATCACGAAGAGAATTTTTTTATGCTGAACGGGAACTACCACCGTTCTGAATCGAAGGAAGTTATTTCGTGTGGATTACAAAAAGGGCAGAAAAAACAGTTTAAACGAAATACCAAAATTTATAAAAAGTTGCAGGAACACATTGGTTTGCTGCCCTTGGTTATGATTACTCCTTCAGACGGGAATCTGATTTTGGGAGGAAGCGACGAACGCCGTAAATTTATGGACGGTGTTATTTCTCAGTACGACCAGAATTATTTGAACGATTTATTAAAGTACAACCGCGCATTGTTGCAACGAAATAATTTATTAAAACAGTTTGCTTCGGCACGTTTTTTTGATGAAGAGTTATTAAGTATCTGGGACAGCCAGTTGGTTGAATATGGGACGCGCATTCACGAGCAGCGCACAATTTTTGTAGAAAAGTTGATTCCTGTTTTTCAGCGCTACTATTCATTTATTTCGCAGGGTAACGAAATTGTGGGGCTCGAACATCAATCGGATTTGTATGGCAATGATTTTGAAGCCGAATTAAAAGCTGCTTTGTCAAAAGACCGCGCTGCTCAATATACCACTGTTGGAATTCACAAAGACGATTTAGTGTTGAATATTGGCGATTATGCAATTAAAAAACTGGGATCGCAAGGCCAGAAAAAAACCTACCTGGTTGCTTTAAAACTAGCTCAATTTGATTTTATAAAAGAGATATCGGGGCAAAAACCGATACTTTTACTCGACGATATTTTTGACAAACTCGACCAGCACCGTGTTGAGCAAATAGTTACGACTGTAGCGGGCGAACAGTTTGGTCAGATATTTATAACAGACACCAATCGCGAACATTTAGACACAATTATTCGAAAAATGGATACTGATTTTCGTATTTTTAATGTACAATCAGGAAAAGTAGAACTGGCACAATGA
- a CDS encoding NUDIX domain-containing protein — MNRAQLLKKLLPGFIPLFVFIAADEIWGTKIGLFVAIGVGIAEMAWIAIKEKRFEKFVLFDTLLLVILGGVSILLDNDIFFKLKPGLIELILVAILAISSFSSINIIGLMGQRYLKDAQFNDTQLAQMRQSMKALFYIFSAHTVLVFYSAFFMSKEAWAFISGVLFYIIFGMYFLFEMYRQKRLQKNTTNEEWVPLVDESGKVLGRAPRSQVHNGSKLLHPVVHLHVLNKNKSILIQKRPMNKQIQPGKWDTAVGGHISDGETLEQALKKEAFEEIGLKDFSAKLQKVYKWESEVEAELVYMFTTYDFKNYGVQSDEVEELRFWTKNQVEKNLGKEVFTPNFEHEFLLLKKLQLL; from the coding sequence ATGAACAGAGCACAACTTCTGAAAAAATTATTACCCGGTTTTATTCCTCTTTTTGTTTTTATCGCAGCCGATGAAATTTGGGGGACTAAAATCGGGTTGTTTGTTGCTATTGGTGTTGGTATTGCAGAAATGGCATGGATTGCCATAAAAGAAAAGCGTTTCGAAAAGTTTGTTTTATTCGATACGCTTTTGTTAGTTATACTTGGTGGAGTATCCATTCTGCTCGACAATGATATTTTCTTTAAACTTAAACCCGGTTTAATTGAACTAATTCTAGTGGCCATTCTGGCTATTTCATCATTTTCATCGATAAATATTATTGGATTAATGGGGCAGCGCTACCTAAAAGATGCCCAATTTAATGATACACAGCTGGCCCAAATGCGACAAAGTATGAAAGCCTTGTTTTATATTTTTTCGGCACACACTGTTCTGGTTTTTTATTCAGCCTTTTTTATGAGTAAAGAGGCCTGGGCTTTTATCAGCGGAGTTTTGTTTTATATTATTTTCGGCATGTATTTTCTGTTTGAAATGTATCGTCAAAAGCGATTACAAAAGAATACGACAAACGAAGAATGGGTTCCCTTGGTTGACGAGAGCGGTAAGGTTTTAGGCCGGGCTCCCCGCAGTCAGGTGCACAACGGTAGCAAACTTTTACATCCGGTTGTACACTTGCATGTGTTGAATAAAAATAAATCGATTCTTATTCAGAAACGTCCCATGAACAAACAAATACAACCCGGTAAATGGGACACTGCCGTCGGAGGTCATATTTCGGATGGCGAAACACTGGAGCAAGCCCTGAAAAAAGAAGCATTTGAAGAAATTGGGTTAAAGGATTTTTCTGCGAAACTTCAGAAAGTGTACAAGTGGGAATCGGAAGTTGAAGCTGAACTGGTTTATATGTTTACCACCTACGACTTTAAGAATTATGGAGTTCAGTCGGATGAAGTGGAGGAACTACGTTTCTGGACCAAAAACCAGGTGGAGAAAAACCTTGGGAAAGAAGTGTTTACACCCAATTTTGAGCACGAATTTTTACTGCTCAAAAAACTGCAACTACTTTAG
- a CDS encoding DUF2490 domain-containing protein, producing MKSFIIFGLMRKWISVLFLLVYITASAQEREFTLWNKNDVSVSPWEKISLDVSEKIHYSTQRNSVDLKYAELFVDYELKKWIEFGVGFRHTKVNLQNGNWSDENRPMMVLNLSTDVHKFELSFSNRIEYRSFKTFNNHFRHRQALTFDFPNLTEWGMQFYVTEESFLKLNGAGTHLARIYTGLKAIDQKHFDLKFYYSLQKMKVLSSWYTSDIIGLNLGFSI from the coding sequence ATGAAGAGTTTTATTATTTTTGGGCTTATGCGAAAATGGATCAGTGTACTTTTTCTTTTGGTATATATCACTGCGTCAGCGCAAGAACGCGAGTTTACTTTGTGGAACAAGAATGATGTCTCTGTTTCGCCCTGGGAAAAAATTTCACTGGATGTGAGCGAAAAAATTCATTATTCTACCCAACGGAACTCGGTTGATTTGAAATATGCCGAGTTATTTGTTGACTACGAACTTAAAAAATGGATTGAATTTGGGGTTGGCTTTCGGCATACAAAAGTTAATTTACAAAATGGCAACTGGTCGGATGAAAATCGTCCAATGATGGTTCTAAATCTTTCGACGGATGTGCATAAATTTGAGTTAAGTTTTTCAAACAGGATAGAATACAGAAGCTTTAAAACATTCAATAATCATTTTCGTCACAGGCAGGCACTAACTTTTGATTTTCCGAATTTGACAGAATGGGGAATGCAATTTTATGTTACAGAAGAGTCTTTTCTGAAATTGAATGGGGCAGGAACTCATTTGGCGAGAATTTATACCGGATTAAAAGCCATAGACCAAAAGCATTTCGATTTGAAATTTTACTACAGCCTGCAGAAAATGAAAGTGCTAAGTTCCTGGTATACATCTGATATTATTGGATTAAACCTGGGATTTTCAATTTAA
- a CDS encoding TetR/AcrR family transcriptional regulator, giving the protein MKSKSKLQIIEAAGVTFSRFGFKKTTMDDIAFAAGKGKSSLYYYFKNKEEVFEAVTALEADLLKEEINTALKQTQKSTDKLRTYIYLRMNRFAAKGNLHVALNDNFLATFSFIEKIRNKHKEYELKMITSILSEGVINKEFKPMNVDFIGSALLTAMIGFELPILQNPESNVEFGKKINEVLDMFLYGICS; this is encoded by the coding sequence ATGAAAAGTAAATCGAAATTACAAATTATTGAAGCTGCCGGAGTAACCTTTAGTCGTTTTGGATTTAAAAAAACAACTATGGACGACATCGCCTTTGCAGCTGGAAAAGGTAAAAGCTCGCTTTACTATTATTTTAAAAACAAGGAAGAAGTATTTGAAGCCGTTACAGCACTTGAGGCCGATCTTTTAAAGGAAGAAATTAATACCGCTCTTAAACAAACGCAGAAATCTACCGATAAACTTCGAACCTACATTTATTTGCGAATGAATCGTTTTGCAGCGAAAGGAAATCTCCATGTTGCTTTAAACGACAATTTCCTGGCTACATTTTCCTTTATTGAAAAGATTCGTAATAAACACAAAGAATATGAACTGAAAATGATTACTTCAATTCTTTCGGAGGGTGTTATAAATAAAGAATTCAAACCAATGAATGTTGATTTTATCGGAAGCGCTTTACTTACAGCCATGATCGGTTTTGAACTTCCCATTCTACAAAATCCGGAGTCGAATGTTGAATTTGGAAAAAAAATAAATGAAGTATTAGACATGTTTTTATACGGAATATGTAGTTAA
- a CDS encoding D-hexose-6-phosphate mutarotase: MNLDELNEEFGLEGEIGFYEEEDIVFAMVSNKYADATISLYGAQILNYNPVRSMEILWMSPESIFEKGKAIRGGIPVCFPWFGPHVSYESMPQHGFARILDWEVSKTEMLPNGESKIVLQLCSSEETKKYWPYDFCADMIFTVGNKLSVTLKVTNTSNEPLDYTCALHSYFSLSAIQNITIEGLENTLYKNQLDGGEYLQETELLEIAQAETRHYYDTETTCVIDDPIYKRRIRIEKEGSKNTTVWNPWAEACLQMGDVPDDAYETFVCLETVNKINNSIKLAPGENHETTAIIGIE, from the coding sequence ATGAACCTGGACGAATTAAACGAAGAGTTTGGACTTGAGGGAGAAATTGGCTTTTACGAAGAAGAAGATATTGTATTTGCGATGGTTTCGAATAAATATGCCGACGCCACAATAAGCTTATACGGAGCACAAATATTAAATTACAATCCGGTACGAAGTATGGAAATTTTGTGGATGAGTCCGGAGAGTATTTTTGAAAAAGGCAAAGCAATTCGGGGTGGAATTCCGGTTTGTTTTCCCTGGTTTGGTCCACATGTTAGTTATGAAAGTATGCCTCAGCACGGTTTTGCCCGTATTTTGGACTGGGAAGTTTCTAAAACTGAAATGCTCCCGAATGGCGAAAGCAAAATTGTATTACAGCTTTGTTCTTCTGAAGAAACTAAAAAATACTGGCCGTACGATTTCTGTGCCGATATGATTTTTACTGTGGGAAATAAACTTTCGGTTACGCTTAAAGTTACCAATACTTCAAACGAGCCACTTGATTATACCTGTGCCTTGCATAGTTATTTTAGTTTGTCGGCTATTCAGAATATTACCATTGAAGGATTGGAAAATACGCTTTACAAGAACCAGTTAGATGGAGGCGAATATCTACAGGAGACTGAATTACTTGAGATTGCCCAGGCAGAAACCCGTCATTATTACGACACCGAAACTACCTGCGTGATTGACGATCCCATTTATAAACGACGTATTCGAATTGAAAAAGAGGGGAGTAAGAATACCACAGTTTGGAATCCATGGGCTGAAGCATGTTTGCAAATGGGCGATGTACCAGACGATGCATACGAAACCTTTGTGTGTTTGGAAACGGTAAACAAGATTAACAACAGTATTAAACTTGCGCCGGGAGAAAATCACGAAACCACAGCAATAATTGGAATAGAATAG
- the ndk gene encoding nucleoside-diphosphate kinase, with the protein MAGNMTFTIIKPTAIKNNYAGAILKMINEAGFVIKALKFTRISKTQAAAFYAVHEGKPFFKNLIKFMSSGPIITAILEKENAIEDFRELIGATNPENAKEGTVRKLFACSMTENAVHGSDSDENAQIEADFFFNRLEIYY; encoded by the coding sequence ATGGCTGGAAACATGACTTTTACAATAATCAAACCAACGGCGATAAAAAACAATTATGCCGGGGCAATTTTGAAAATGATTAACGAAGCCGGGTTTGTAATAAAAGCATTAAAATTTACGCGAATCTCGAAAACTCAGGCAGCTGCTTTTTATGCAGTTCACGAGGGAAAACCTTTTTTTAAAAACCTAATTAAGTTTATGAGTTCGGGTCCAATAATTACCGCAATTCTGGAAAAGGAGAATGCAATTGAAGATTTTAGAGAACTAATTGGGGCAACTAATCCTGAAAATGCCAAAGAAGGTACGGTTCGAAAATTGTTTGCCTGCAGTATGACTGAAAATGCGGTACACGGTTCAGACAGCGATGAGAATGCTCAAATAGAGGCTGATTTCTTTTTCAACAGACTGGAAATATATTATTAA
- a CDS encoding DUF721 domain-containing protein — protein MRRSNTQSLSEVLKEYIAQNRIESKLKEVDVVQGWENLLGKTIAHYTKNIYISNRILYVEISSSVVKNELFMMRDEICRRINENAGQNVVSKIIFK, from the coding sequence ATGAGAAGAAGTAATACACAATCGTTAAGTGAGGTTTTAAAAGAGTACATCGCACAAAACCGAATAGAAAGCAAACTAAAAGAAGTTGATGTGGTGCAAGGGTGGGAAAATTTGCTTGGTAAAACCATAGCACATTATACAAAAAACATATACATCAGTAATCGTATTTTATATGTTGAAATCTCATCGTCGGTTGTAAAAAATGAACTTTTTATGATGCGCGATGAAATTTGCCGCCGCATAAATGAGAATGCCGGTCAGAATGTAGTTTCAAAAATTATTTTTAAATAA
- a CDS encoding SAM-dependent methyltransferase: MAALYLVPNVLAEGDWQLVMPAQIETILTNTRYFIVENIRTARRFMKQVNRDINIDECTFYEINKRTQVQDLPRFLKPLVDGKDIAVISEAGCPGVADPGADVVRMAHQRGFKVVPIVGPSSILLALMASGLNGQNFAFKGYLPVKPIERTKEIAALEKRIIIEKQTQIFIETPYRNNQLIADLLKTCSPSTLLCIAANITGEQEYIVTKTVQEWKGKTPDLHKQPVIFLLG; the protein is encoded by the coding sequence ATGGCAGCACTCTATCTTGTACCAAATGTTTTAGCCGAAGGCGACTGGCAACTTGTTATGCCGGCACAAATTGAAACGATACTTACCAATACCCGCTATTTTATCGTTGAGAATATTCGTACGGCGCGCAGGTTTATGAAACAGGTTAACCGCGATATAAACATTGACGAGTGTACTTTTTACGAAATTAACAAACGCACTCAGGTGCAGGATTTGCCACGTTTTTTAAAACCACTTGTTGACGGAAAGGACATTGCCGTTATTTCTGAGGCCGGTTGCCCGGGAGTTGCCGATCCGGGAGCCGATGTAGTTCGAATGGCTCATCAACGTGGGTTTAAAGTAGTTCCCATTGTTGGTCCTTCATCCATTTTGCTGGCATTGATGGCTTCGGGATTAAACGGACAAAATTTTGCGTTTAAAGGCTATTTGCCTGTGAAACCGATAGAACGCACCAAAGAAATTGCTGCTCTTGAAAAACGAATAATAATCGAAAAGCAGACACAGATTTTTATTGAAACGCCATACCGTAACAACCAGTTAATTGCCGATCTGTTAAAAACATGCTCGCCATCGACTCTACTCTGCATTGCTGCCAATATTACCGGAGAACAGGAATATATTGTTACAAAAACCGTCCAGGAGTGGAAAGGAAAAACACCCGATTTGCACAAACAACCGGTTATATTTTTACTTGGTTAG
- a CDS encoding bifunctional oligoribonuclease/PAP phosphatase NrnA, which yields MKNTEIEIITSVKKILTESKKKITIVPHEHPDGDAIGSALGLGQVLKNFGHEVQVISVNDYPDFLKWFSSDVPVLIFEKEKKVAKELMFASDIMICVDFNEEKRTGHLEKFIKRFENTRILIDHHPYPTDFCDYTISETSYSSTAELVFDVTEAIGLHPQIDLKAAEALFTGVLTDTGGFNHNTSNNTFKVVSKLMELGINTDKIRSEVFSNFSAHRMRLLGYCLNEKMKVFPEFRSAVISLTIEELERFNFKPGDTEGFVNYPLSINNIVFSALFIEKVGFVKASFRSKGNFPANTFSSQHFNGGGHLNAAGGESELNLEETIAKFTQLLPEFKHQLLETTI from the coding sequence TTGAAAAACACTGAAATAGAGATTATTACGTCGGTAAAAAAGATATTGACCGAGAGCAAAAAGAAGATCACAATTGTTCCGCATGAACATCCTGATGGAGATGCCATTGGCTCAGCATTGGGACTTGGTCAGGTATTAAAAAACTTCGGACACGAGGTTCAGGTAATTTCGGTAAACGATTATCCCGATTTTTTAAAATGGTTTTCTTCCGATGTTCCTGTTTTAATTTTTGAGAAAGAAAAAAAAGTAGCAAAAGAATTGATGTTTGCTTCGGATATAATGATTTGCGTTGATTTTAATGAAGAAAAACGCACCGGACACCTGGAGAAATTCATAAAACGTTTTGAAAATACCAGGATACTTATCGATCATCATCCGTATCCAACCGACTTTTGCGACTATACTATTTCCGAAACAAGTTACAGTTCAACGGCCGAATTGGTTTTTGATGTAACCGAAGCAATTGGCTTACATCCACAGATTGATTTAAAGGCTGCTGAAGCCTTGTTTACAGGAGTTTTAACCGATACAGGAGGATTTAATCACAATACATCGAATAATACCTTTAAAGTGGTTTCAAAGCTAATGGAGCTGGGTATTAATACCGATAAAATTCGTTCGGAGGTATTTAGTAACTTTTCTGCCCATCGCATGAGATTGCTGGGATACTGTTTGAATGAAAAAATGAAGGTTTTTCCTGAATTTCGTTCGGCTGTAATTAGTTTAACCATTGAAGAACTGGAGCGATTTAACTTTAAACCCGGCGATACTGAAGGATTTGTAAATTATCCGCTCTCGATAAATAATATTGTATTCAGTGCGTTATTTATCGAAAAGGTGGGATTTGTTAAAGCTTCTTTTCGATCAAAGGGTAATTTCCCTGCCAATACTTTTTCGAGCCAACATTTTAACGGCGGCGGCCATTTAAACGCTGCCGGTGGCGAATCGGAATTAAACCTGGAAGAAACTATTGCAAAGTTCACGCAACTATTACCCGAGTTTAAGCATCAGTTGTTGGAAACAACAATTTAA